One genomic segment of Actinomycetota bacterium includes these proteins:
- a CDS encoding undecaprenyl-diphosphate phosphatase: MEIFWALVLGIVQGFAEFLPISSSGHLRLIQDMFLLPETFGLAFDVLLHIGTLLAVVVYFRGDLAHMASAVLTNAPERQDDRRLLFLIVVATVPTGLIGLFGADWFENVPTLFIGIGLVVTALLLKAADRLSRRSIHSAGRLGYVPALLIGVAQGLAIMPGISRSGATMAAGLGLGLDREQAARFSFLLSIPVILLASMKEGYEVVVLNEPIPGTAAILVGLLASTITGYIAIAGLMRFIKSNSFTVFSIYTAILGVAVIIWQTVG, encoded by the coding sequence ATGGAGATTTTTTGGGCGCTCGTACTCGGTATTGTTCAGGGCTTCGCTGAGTTTCTGCCGATCTCTTCCTCTGGTCACCTTCGTCTCATCCAAGATATGTTCTTGCTACCGGAAACCTTTGGGCTAGCTTTCGATGTCTTGTTGCATATTGGAACCCTATTGGCCGTCGTGGTGTATTTTCGGGGCGACTTGGCCCATATGGCCTCTGCTGTTCTCACCAATGCCCCTGAGCGACAGGATGATAGGCGACTTCTGTTTCTGATCGTGGTCGCCACAGTTCCTACCGGGCTAATCGGATTATTCGGCGCAGATTGGTTCGAGAATGTTCCTACTCTCTTCATCGGAATCGGTCTCGTCGTCACTGCACTTCTCTTGAAGGCGGCAGATCGTTTGTCTAGACGCTCCATACATTCTGCCGGCAGACTGGGCTACGTACCTGCACTGCTCATCGGTGTTGCGCAGGGCCTCGCAATCATGCCGGGCATCTCAAGATCCGGTGCTACCATGGCGGCCGGGCTTGGACTGGGTCTAGATCGCGAGCAGGCAGCGAGGTTTTCCTTCCTCTTGTCAATCCCAGTGATTTTGCTGGCATCAATGAAGGAGGGGTATGAGGTGGTGGTCCTGAACGAGCCCATCCCGGGAACTGCGGCAATCTTGGTGGGATTGCTCGCGTCTACGATAACAGGGTATATCGCGATCGCTGGCCTCATGCGCTTCATCAAGAGCAATTCTTTCACCGTGTTCTCAATCTACACGGCTATACTTGGTGTTGCCGTGATAATCTGGCAAACGGTAGGGTAG
- the recA gene encoding recombinase RecA encodes MDSEKTKILDVTKDQIDRKFGKGSLMKLGEHAAVMKVAAIPTGSLALDAALGIGGVPRGRIVEIYGPESSGKTTLALQILAEAQAQGGIVAFIDAEHALDPTYASALGVDVDELLISQPDTGEQALEIADMLVRSGAIDAVVIDSVAALVPRAELEGEMGDVTVGLQARLMSQALRKLAGSLNKSATTCIFINQLREKIGVMFGSPETTSGGRALKFYSTIRIDVRRIDSIKQGTDIVGNRVRAKVVKNKVAAPFRQAEFDLMYGQGISKEGNLLDLGVEEGVISKSGSWYTYNEERLGQGREAAKDFLREHIDCRNEIESTIRARLGLPVVGSQTAMEVPLPE; translated from the coding sequence ATGGATTCAGAGAAAACTAAGATTCTCGACGTTACCAAGGATCAAATCGACCGAAAGTTCGGCAAGGGCTCCCTTATGAAGTTGGGTGAACACGCTGCGGTTATGAAGGTCGCCGCAATACCCACAGGGTCCTTGGCGCTTGATGCAGCACTTGGAATCGGGGGAGTGCCACGTGGAAGGATCGTAGAGATCTACGGACCCGAATCGAGCGGAAAAACGACCCTGGCTCTACAGATATTAGCCGAAGCGCAGGCTCAAGGCGGCATCGTTGCATTCATCGATGCAGAGCATGCCCTTGACCCAACCTACGCCTCAGCTCTTGGTGTAGACGTTGATGAGCTACTAATCTCTCAGCCCGACACGGGGGAGCAGGCTCTCGAGATCGCAGACATGCTCGTTCGTAGCGGCGCAATCGATGCAGTGGTCATAGACTCGGTCGCAGCGCTGGTCCCCAGAGCTGAGCTTGAGGGTGAGATGGGGGACGTGACAGTTGGCTTGCAGGCGCGACTCATGAGTCAAGCACTCAGAAAACTTGCGGGCTCGTTGAATAAATCCGCAACCACATGCATATTCATCAATCAGCTGCGTGAGAAGATCGGAGTGATGTTCGGTAGTCCCGAAACCACCTCCGGTGGCCGTGCACTTAAGTTCTACTCAACTATACGGATAGATGTTAGAAGGATCGACTCCATAAAGCAGGGAACCGACATCGTTGGCAACCGTGTTCGCGCTAAAGTGGTAAAGAATAAGGTAGCCGCACCATTTCGTCAGGCGGAGTTCGATCTTATGTATGGACAGGGAATCAGCAAAGAGGGAAATCTTCTGGATTTGGGTGTTGAAGAGGGTGTGATATCAAAATCAGGTTCCTGGTATACGTACAACGAAGAACGCCTGGGGCAAGGACGTGAAGCTGCCAAAGATTTCCTTAGGGAGCATATTGACTGTCGTAATGAAATCGAATCAACAATTCGAGCCCGCCTGGGGCTTCCAGTGGTCGGCTCGCAAACGGCTATGGAGGTTCCACTGCCGGAGTAG
- a CDS encoding ribonuclease J gives MTHKKNRLRVIPLGGLEEIGKNMTVFEYGNDMVVIDAGIMFPDDAHPGVDLILPDYSYILKRVDKLRGIIITHGHEDHTGALPYLLKDLGESVPVLGTRLTLGLIKGKLEEHGISKPKLREIRAGMHVNLGGFGFDFIAVNHSIPDSVAVVIRTSFGNILHTGDFKFDQTPVDGRQTDYQELAKLGKQGLLMLLSDSTNAETPGTTKSESVVGPTLHSIMSEADQRVIVASFASHIHRLQQVCDAAIACGRKVVVTGRSMINNVKIARTLGYLNIDDANIVDAYTAGEIPADKVCVLSTGSQGEPLSALSRMASGEHRAVQIQSGDTVIISASPVPGNEKAVGKVINRLVKLGADVFHKSFAPVHVSGHAASEELKLMLNLVNPEYFVPVHGESRHLHAHAKCAVSVGVAAEKIFIMENGECLEISDRGVRISEKVQSGVVYVDGIGVGDVGKHVLKDRHLLAKDGIVTIVLAFDPRTKKIASEIELIMRGVTLADDDALHSDTRDRIRKTLDRVVRDSSVSTEDIQRAVRDSVANMLWDRIRRRPMVVPVVMEVS, from the coding sequence ATGACACACAAGAAGAACCGACTTCGGGTCATCCCTTTGGGGGGACTCGAGGAAATCGGAAAGAACATGACCGTGTTCGAGTACGGCAACGACATGGTTGTAATTGACGCTGGCATCATGTTTCCAGATGACGCTCATCCCGGTGTGGACCTCATACTCCCAGATTACTCCTACATCCTAAAAAGAGTCGACAAACTTCGCGGCATCATCATCACTCATGGGCACGAAGACCACACAGGAGCGTTGCCATACCTCCTCAAGGATCTGGGTGAGTCCGTCCCCGTCTTGGGAACCCGACTGACGTTGGGTCTGATCAAGGGCAAACTTGAGGAGCACGGTATCAGCAAGCCCAAGCTTCGCGAGATTCGAGCCGGTATGCACGTCAATCTGGGAGGCTTCGGCTTCGACTTCATAGCAGTTAACCACTCAATACCCGATAGTGTGGCGGTCGTAATCAGGACCTCTTTTGGAAACATCCTTCATACTGGGGATTTCAAATTCGATCAAACTCCTGTCGATGGACGCCAGACGGATTATCAGGAGTTGGCTAAGCTCGGGAAGCAGGGGCTCCTCATGCTTCTCAGTGATTCGACCAACGCCGAAACGCCAGGCACTACAAAGTCTGAGTCCGTTGTCGGACCGACGCTCCATTCGATCATGTCCGAAGCTGATCAACGTGTTATCGTTGCGTCATTCGCCAGTCACATCCATCGCCTGCAGCAAGTCTGCGATGCTGCCATTGCGTGTGGCCGAAAAGTCGTGGTCACTGGGCGGTCGATGATCAACAATGTTAAGATCGCCAGGACTTTGGGATATCTGAACATTGACGACGCCAATATAGTCGACGCGTACACCGCCGGCGAAATCCCAGCTGATAAGGTGTGCGTACTGTCCACGGGCAGCCAAGGGGAGCCTCTGTCCGCCTTGTCCCGCATGGCTAGTGGTGAACACAGGGCCGTACAGATCCAGAGCGGGGACACCGTGATCATCTCGGCAAGTCCGGTTCCCGGGAACGAGAAGGCTGTCGGGAAGGTCATCAACAGGCTCGTCAAGCTCGGAGCGGATGTATTCCACAAGTCCTTTGCTCCGGTTCACGTCTCGGGGCATGCGGCGTCGGAGGAACTCAAGCTCATGCTCAACCTCGTCAATCCCGAGTACTTCGTTCCGGTCCATGGCGAATCAAGGCACCTTCATGCTCATGCAAAATGCGCTGTGTCTGTTGGTGTTGCTGCCGAGAAGATTTTCATCATGGAGAACGGCGAGTGTCTTGAGATATCGGATCGAGGGGTGAGGATCTCGGAGAAGGTTCAGTCCGGGGTGGTCTACGTCGATGGAATCGGCGTTGGTGATGTGGGCAAACATGTCCTCAAGGATCGACACCTTCTGGCTAAGGACGGCATTGTCACCATCGTCCTCGCATTCGATCCACGCACAAAGAAGATCGCTTCAGAGATCGAGTTGATCATGCGCGGGGTCACCCTTGCAGATGACGATGCCCTTCACTCGGATACAAGGGATCGGATACGCAAAACACTGGACCGGGTCGTGCGCGATAGCAGTGTTTCCACAGAGGACATCCAACGTGCAGTCAGGGATTCAGTAGCTAATATGTTGTGGGACAGAATCAGACGTCGTCCGATGGTCGTACCTGTGGTCATGGAGGTCAGTTGA
- a CDS encoding DNA translocase FtsK 4TM domain-containing protein: MLDQSSRYDIIGISLCALAIAMGIALFAEGTGIAGEYFSQIVALAFGDGGYVLPVIIMVFGVTFFLRLNTLTEARVGMGLLLMFTALVSMFSVGAPLENFWTPESVAARGGYYGAAIAWVLVSMVGDTIAYVFLVALMLIGLVLSGASISSAISWIRNSYSATGGEDNEVRSKKRSQPRAKDVSPMPDPVGRVNPETYAETVRPPRPSAQEDPARHRKTTPSPHFAAPRAMEGFELPAPTLLERTSSRTASVNNDRELALTARLIEDTLATFDIPAKVLRWVPGPTVTMFELDLTRGIKVSRVTTLADDLALSLAAPTVRILAPIPGKSLVGIEVPNDRRQTVTLGDVLGADSKMHTSAGPLLLGVGKDVGGESVLADLATMPHLLIAGSTGTGKSVCINALLSSILMRATPSEVRLILIDPKRIELSLYNGIPHLYVPVVTEAKQAASALAWSVSEMERRLKLLQSAGARNIGMYNGLLHAGKLPEDAQELPYLVIVIDELADLMMVVAKEVEDSICRLAQMARAAGIHLIVATQRPSTDIITGLIKTNITNRIAFAVGSSIDSRVILDQPGAEKLVGLGDMLFSMPAWPKPKRIQGAYISEAEIAKIMEHVKSQANPDYHEEILTLKVAQSGGGVDTGGDEDPLLWEAADIVVTSGIGSTSLLQRRLKVGYARAGRIMDMLETRGIVGLPDGSRPREVLIDIQDLEAMMALDARDITGD; this comes from the coding sequence ATGCTTGACCAGAGCTCCCGCTACGACATCATCGGGATCAGTCTGTGTGCACTCGCGATTGCGATGGGTATTGCACTCTTTGCGGAGGGCACTGGCATCGCCGGGGAGTACTTTTCCCAGATAGTAGCGCTGGCGTTTGGAGACGGTGGCTACGTTCTCCCAGTTATCATAATGGTTTTTGGGGTAACCTTTTTTCTCCGGCTGAACACACTTACTGAGGCTAGAGTCGGTATGGGCCTGCTGCTGATGTTCACAGCCCTGGTGTCGATGTTTTCCGTTGGCGCACCCCTCGAAAACTTTTGGACCCCCGAGAGCGTTGCCGCACGAGGGGGCTATTATGGAGCGGCGATTGCTTGGGTACTGGTCAGCATGGTTGGGGATACCATCGCGTATGTCTTCCTTGTTGCACTGATGCTTATCGGCCTCGTGCTGAGTGGAGCCTCAATTTCGTCGGCAATCTCCTGGATCCGCAACTCATATTCAGCGACTGGCGGTGAAGATAATGAGGTCAGATCCAAGAAGCGCTCTCAGCCTCGTGCCAAGGATGTTTCCCCTATGCCGGATCCTGTCGGGAGGGTTAACCCTGAGACTTATGCTGAGACGGTACGGCCACCACGGCCTTCGGCTCAAGAAGATCCAGCCAGACATCGCAAGACAACGCCTTCACCCCATTTCGCTGCACCGAGAGCAATGGAAGGTTTCGAGCTTCCGGCCCCAACACTCCTGGAGAGGACCAGCTCCCGCACAGCTAGTGTGAACAACGACCGCGAATTGGCTCTCACAGCTCGTCTGATTGAGGACACGCTGGCTACGTTCGATATACCGGCTAAGGTTTTGCGATGGGTGCCTGGGCCTACGGTGACGATGTTCGAACTCGATCTAACCCGAGGAATCAAAGTAAGCAGAGTTACCACTTTGGCCGACGACCTCGCCCTGTCTTTAGCGGCGCCAACCGTTCGTATCTTGGCCCCAATTCCGGGAAAGTCGCTTGTTGGAATCGAAGTTCCCAACGACCGACGACAGACCGTGACCTTGGGTGATGTGTTGGGAGCCGACTCGAAGATGCATACTTCGGCTGGCCCTTTGTTGCTGGGAGTTGGGAAGGATGTTGGCGGGGAGTCGGTACTGGCAGATTTGGCGACAATGCCTCATTTGTTGATAGCCGGATCGACGGGTACCGGAAAATCGGTCTGCATCAACGCATTGCTTTCGAGCATTCTAATGCGGGCTACCCCAAGTGAGGTCCGACTGATTCTCATCGACCCCAAGAGGATCGAATTGTCCCTGTACAACGGGATTCCTCACCTGTACGTTCCTGTGGTCACCGAGGCCAAGCAGGCCGCCAGCGCACTCGCGTGGTCGGTATCGGAGATGGAAAGGCGACTGAAGTTGCTCCAATCCGCTGGCGCCAGGAACATTGGGATGTACAACGGTCTCTTGCACGCCGGCAAACTTCCTGAAGATGCCCAAGAACTACCCTATCTTGTTATTGTGATCGACGAACTTGCGGACCTAATGATGGTTGTTGCCAAAGAGGTCGAGGACTCGATCTGCCGGCTGGCTCAGATGGCTAGAGCCGCGGGAATCCACCTGATAGTGGCCACTCAGCGGCCTAGTACCGACATCATTACCGGCCTGATAAAGACCAATATCACCAATAGGATTGCCTTTGCCGTGGGCAGCAGTATCGACAGCCGAGTCATCCTGGATCAACCCGGTGCCGAGAAGTTGGTTGGCTTGGGCGACATGCTCTTTTCGATGCCTGCTTGGCCGAAACCCAAGAGGATTCAAGGGGCATATATCTCAGAGGCTGAGATCGCCAAGATCATGGAGCACGTCAAATCACAGGCCAATCCCGACTATCATGAAGAGATCCTGACTTTGAAAGTGGCTCAGTCAGGCGGGGGTGTTGACACGGGGGGAGATGAAGATCCCCTATTGTGGGAGGCAGCCGACATCGTGGTTACCAGTGGCATCGGATCAACATCACTTTTGCAACGCCGGCTAAAGGTCGGGTATGCTCGTGCTGGCAGGATTATGGACATGCTGGAAACTCGCGGTATCGTCGGACTGCCTGATGGTAGCCGTCCCCGTGAAGTCTTGATCGACATTCAGGATCTTGAGGCGATGATGGCCCTCGACGCCCGGGATATAACCGGAGATTGA
- the rimO gene encoding 30S ribosomal protein S12 methylthiotransferase RimO, translated as MATDVVASGYEVTADLGEAQVVVLNTCGFIRDAVEESVAEALELAEWRSLEEGRRLIVAGCMVSRYGNEFVESFPEADAVISLADRHSLASVISTLVGPPKTDESSRRAARQSASVPTPHAYLMISDGCDRVCSYCTIPSIRGRYRSKAFEKVLNEADAMVRSGAREIIFIGQDITSWGKDLPDDPRTLVDLVDSVSETSGLNWLRLMYCQPNGLTDELLELMARKRNICNYLDIPLQHVSEDILRSMRRSGSPDELRALIANIRTRVPDIILRTTFIAGFPGETRYHSSELMKFVEETGFDYVGVFPFSPEHGTAAYDLPDQISSRTRVARAQKIRDLADSVAFEKNAGHVGRQMSVLSVGVDEEGMNIGRWAGQAPDIDGVVILDRVVPVGQFVQAIIVDSLGYDLVGEVCSDQTF; from the coding sequence ATGGCTACGGACGTGGTCGCTTCGGGATATGAGGTGACGGCCGATCTAGGTGAAGCACAAGTCGTTGTTTTGAATACTTGTGGTTTCATCCGTGATGCTGTTGAAGAATCAGTGGCAGAAGCGTTGGAGCTCGCTGAGTGGCGATCCCTCGAGGAAGGGCGCCGCCTGATCGTTGCTGGTTGTATGGTCTCTCGATACGGGAACGAATTCGTGGAGTCTTTTCCCGAGGCAGACGCAGTGATATCTCTTGCGGATAGGCATTCCCTCGCCTCGGTCATTTCGACATTGGTTGGTCCTCCAAAAACCGACGAATCGTCCCGGCGTGCCGCCCGTCAAAGTGCTTCGGTGCCTACGCCTCACGCCTACCTCATGATAAGCGATGGCTGTGATCGCGTTTGTTCGTACTGCACAATACCCTCTATTCGAGGAAGATATCGAAGCAAGGCATTCGAAAAGGTCCTCAATGAAGCCGATGCGATGGTTAGGTCAGGAGCCAGAGAGATTATCTTCATTGGGCAGGACATCACTTCGTGGGGCAAGGACTTACCCGACGACCCGAGAACCCTTGTAGACCTGGTTGATTCGGTTTCAGAGACATCGGGTCTGAACTGGTTACGGTTAATGTACTGTCAGCCCAACGGTCTGACCGATGAGCTGCTTGAGCTGATGGCACGTAAACGAAACATCTGCAACTATCTCGACATCCCCCTTCAGCACGTCTCAGAAGACATCCTACGGTCAATGCGACGCAGTGGCTCTCCAGATGAGCTCCGTGCGTTGATCGCAAATATTCGGACCCGGGTGCCAGATATCATCTTACGCACTACATTCATCGCCGGCTTTCCCGGCGAGACCCGCTATCACAGCTCGGAGCTCATGAAGTTCGTTGAGGAGACAGGTTTCGATTATGTCGGAGTATTTCCCTTCTCCCCCGAGCACGGAACCGCAGCCTACGATCTACCGGATCAAATTTCGTCGAGAACTAGGGTCGCCCGCGCCCAAAAAATCCGCGATTTGGCGGACTCGGTTGCTTTTGAGAAGAATGCCGGACACGTTGGCAGACAAATGTCGGTTCTTTCTGTCGGTGTTGACGAGGAAGGCATGAACATCGGCCGATGGGCAGGCCAGGCTCCCGACATAGACGGAGTTGTCATTCTCGACAGAGTAGTTCCGGTGGGGCAGTTCGTACAAGCAATTATCGTCGACTCTCTCGGATATGACTTGGTTGGGGAGGTGTGCTCTGATCAGACTTTCTGA
- a CDS encoding YajQ family cyclic di-GMP-binding protein: MAKDQSFDIVSQVDVHEVDNAVRQAQKEIIQRYDLKDSGSSVDLDKSAPSVTVVAPSDFIAKQVRDVLESKLVKRAVDLASLSWAAPQPISGGKVKVSATIINGIDPDISKRVNKDIRDQKFKVKVQIEGDKLRVSGPKRDDLQAVIAFLKEQDYGIPLQYTNYR; this comes from the coding sequence ATGGCAAAAGATCAAAGTTTCGATATCGTCAGCCAGGTCGATGTCCATGAAGTCGACAACGCTGTCCGCCAGGCACAAAAGGAGATCATTCAACGCTATGATCTTAAGGACAGTGGATCATCGGTCGATCTGGACAAGTCCGCTCCCTCAGTTACTGTGGTCGCACCGAGTGATTTCATAGCTAAGCAGGTTCGTGATGTCCTTGAGTCCAAGCTTGTCAAACGAGCCGTTGATCTTGCCTCGCTCTCATGGGCGGCTCCTCAGCCCATCTCGGGCGGGAAGGTCAAGGTCAGTGCTACGATTATCAACGGAATAGACCCTGACATCTCAAAGAGGGTCAACAAAGACATTCGAGACCAGAAATTCAAGGTCAAGGTCCAGATTGAAGGGGACAAGCTCCGCGTTTCGGGGCCCAAACGCGATGACCTACAGGCGGTCATCGCTTTCCTGAAAGAGCAAGACTACGGCATTCCCCTCCAGTATACGAATTATCGCTAG
- the pgsA gene encoding CDP-diacylglycerol--glycerol-3-phosphate 3-phosphatidyltransferase, producing the protein MVFIPVVVVVLLARLPDWGPWWAAALFAFLAATDAVDGYVARTRNQITTFGKLIDPLADKLLVTAALISLVELGAVPAWVALVIISREFIVTGLRMVAVAEGRTIAAGNFGKAKTVLQVIAIVAFILKDTDPIVALGHQAVVFANVFAWGLMGAALILTVTSMIDYFYHARDVIKIEDGPNGNKDSS; encoded by the coding sequence ATGGTGTTCATTCCCGTAGTAGTCGTCGTCTTACTTGCCCGGCTGCCCGATTGGGGACCATGGTGGGCCGCGGCGCTTTTCGCCTTCCTTGCTGCCACAGATGCGGTCGATGGCTACGTCGCTAGAACTAGGAATCAGATCACTACTTTTGGGAAGCTCATCGATCCACTCGCCGATAAACTCCTAGTCACTGCAGCCCTCATTTCGCTAGTCGAGCTTGGTGCGGTGCCAGCGTGGGTTGCCCTAGTAATCATTTCGCGTGAGTTCATCGTCACGGGTCTGCGAATGGTGGCGGTCGCTGAAGGACGCACAATCGCAGCGGGAAACTTCGGAAAGGCCAAGACAGTTCTCCAAGTTATTGCGATAGTTGCTTTCATACTCAAGGACACCGATCCGATCGTTGCGCTGGGACACCAAGCGGTGGTCTTCGCCAACGTGTTCGCCTGGGGGCTCATGGGTGCAGCCCTGATACTGACTGTTACTTCTATGATCGATTACTTTTACCATGCCCGTGATGTCATCAAGATCGAAGATGGACCTAATGGGAACAAAGATTCCAGCTAG
- a CDS encoding DUF4115 domain-containing protein — translation MADTVGRQLSRARRALGITLKEAESATKIRSKNLQSIEDGHYDAIPEPVYLRGYVIAYAKYLDLDPVPLLETLQLEIGAITEPPRIRPRESRPLRATETGPALKTGVTVLIALVVLAGLVFGAIRLTGTRDPLPPIPPIDESTPSVEAVRDQTPSASAVGTPPTQSIVDPQSIVDDFTLRISVRPETSSWLRVSVDGRVAYEGVLIGDQSREWLVTDSATIRVGRPSAVEITKNGQQVAIPPGSSTPEITLEP, via the coding sequence ATGGCCGACACAGTTGGGCGACAACTCTCAAGAGCCAGACGTGCGCTTGGAATCACTCTCAAAGAAGCTGAGTCAGCCACCAAAATTCGATCCAAGAACCTCCAATCGATAGAGGACGGGCACTACGACGCCATCCCTGAACCGGTCTATCTTCGCGGTTATGTGATCGCGTACGCAAAGTATCTAGATCTTGATCCGGTACCGTTGCTTGAAACACTTCAACTGGAGATAGGCGCGATTACGGAGCCCCCGCGAATAAGACCGCGAGAATCTCGACCCTTACGGGCAACTGAAACTGGACCAGCATTAAAGACAGGAGTTACAGTCCTAATCGCTTTGGTCGTCTTAGCAGGTCTTGTCTTCGGCGCAATTCGGCTGACCGGAACCCGCGACCCACTTCCGCCGATTCCACCGATAGACGAGTCCACTCCAAGTGTTGAGGCGGTCCGCGATCAGACTCCATCGGCTTCCGCCGTAGGAACACCACCAACACAGAGTATCGTTGACCCGCAGTCCATAGTCGATGACTTCACGTTGAGGATTAGTGTCAGGCCAGAAACCTCTTCCTGGCTCAGGGTGTCGGTTGATGGGCGGGTTGCTTATGAGGGCGTCTTAATCGGCGACCAGTCTCGTGAGTGGCTTGTGACTGACAGTGCTACCATTAGGGTTGGAAGACCATCAGCGGTAGAGATCACTAAGAATGGCCAGCAAGTAGCAATTCCTCCAGGTTCGTCAACACCGGAAATCACACTGGAGCCTTGA
- a CDS encoding CinA family protein, with protein sequence MGTKIPASADSDPSAQQAVETLLRTARSSGVTLCVAESCTGGLLAALVTEAPGASQVFQGGVVAYSNRLKIDVLGVDQTLLSTHGSVSPEVAKAMALGSLCLCTADVALSITGIAGPTGGLPDKPVGLVWYGIAIRTSDAIDTFTESRHFDGDRVSVRHAAALHGLRLLQDAVAPCEGT encoded by the coding sequence ATGGGAACAAAGATTCCAGCTAGCGCCGACTCAGACCCCTCGGCGCAACAGGCAGTCGAAACCCTTCTTCGAACTGCTCGCTCATCCGGGGTCACCCTGTGCGTAGCTGAGTCCTGTACCGGCGGCCTTTTGGCTGCCCTAGTCACTGAGGCCCCTGGTGCATCACAGGTCTTTCAGGGTGGTGTAGTGGCATACTCCAACCGACTCAAGATTGATGTCCTCGGCGTGGATCAGACACTACTGTCTACACATGGATCCGTCAGCCCAGAAGTCGCAAAAGCTATGGCCCTTGGTTCATTGTGTTTATGTACAGCCGATGTCGCACTCTCTATCACTGGTATTGCGGGACCCACAGGTGGCTTGCCCGACAAGCCGGTGGGCCTTGTTTGGTACGGTATCGCGATCCGAACGTCTGACGCGATCGACACCTTCACCGAGTCTCGCCATTTTGATGGCGATAGAGTTTCGGTCCGCCATGCCGCTGCGCTGCATGGTTTGCGCCTCTTGCAAGATGCTGTTGCCCCATGTGAGGGCACCTGA